The Thermodesulfovibrionales bacterium region ATAGTCTATAATACGGAGAGAAACGTTGAGAGTAGCTTGTTTCGATGGAGGCTGCATTCGCCGGAATCCCCACAGACTGAAATAATTCTTAAACAGCCGAACAAACGATCACATGAACAATGAGAACAAACGGCATTATAGGGGACAAAGACTTTTTGTGAAGAAAAAGGCCCCGGGTTTTCCCAGCGCCTCATTAGATTCTTCTAACCGTTTTCTAACGGAACAACATCAAATACCCTAAAACCACATAAAGGTGAATTATAGCGTAATGCCCGTATTGCCTTGATAATCTTAGATTTGCTATACTCACCTTCAAGGTGGTTGACGGGTTTAGACCGCTTCCCAAGCTGAAGGTCGCGGGTTCGAATCCCGTCGCCCGCTCTTAAAATAAAGGGTTACGAGGGGCCCTCCGAAAACCTTCCGCGTTCTTAGAGGCACTTTCAGCGACCTTATCCGACTGTCCGTGGTGAGTAACTGAATGTCCAAATAGTCTCTAACAGTTCTAACATCTCTTATTAATGGTCTCATAATAGTCTGCACATTCTCGGCCGTCATTCCCGCGAAGGCGGGAATCCACTTTGAAACAGAATGGATGCCCGACTAAGGATCTCGGGCATGACCAATAATAGGGAGCACATCTGTAAATATTATTTTGAGACTGTTAATAATTGCTTTATCAACGACACTGCTATAAAATTCAAGCAGGAGGTGCCACATGGCAAACATCATTATTTACGGGAAGGCTGGCTGACCTTACACCGATAAAGCCAGGCGGGACTTTGGAACAGCACAATATTTCGATGTGAAACAAGATCACAAGAAACTCGAGGAAATGCTCAACTACTCGAAAGGTGTCAGGAACGTGCCTGTTATTGTTGAAGGTGAAAGAGTCACAATAGGTTATGGGGGACATTGAGGTGTTTAGATGCCGATCGTGTGTTGGCGATATGAACTAGTCATAACGGCGGAGCATTCAGCAACGTTCTCACCAGAATTAATTAATCTTGGAAAATTAGAGGAGGTGCATTATGGCAAAAAAAGCAAAAAAAGAATTGGTGAAGGTCGCACCGACAAAAACTCTATCACCTTTCAAGGAGATGGAAACAAAGTTTCATGAGATGGAAAAACGCTTTGAAGATTTTTTTAGAAAACCTTTTTCTTTCCTGCCGTCTTGGATGCCGATGATGAAAATGCCTGGGATCGAGGAGTTCGCCCCATCAATTGACATCCTGACGGAAGGTGATAACGTTGTGGTAAAGGCAGAATTGCCAGGAATGAAAAAAGAAGATATTGATGTAGCTCTGACTGAAGATACTGTCACGATTTCTGGTGAGAAGAAGAAAGAAGAAAAGGTAGAAAAAAAGGACTACCACAGTATCGAGCGTTCCTATGGCTCCTTCAAACGTTCGTTCAGCCTCCCGTCGGAGGTCCAGACTGACAAGGCATCTGCAAAATTCAAGGACGGTGTACTTGAGATAAGGATACCAAAGACAGAAGAGGCTAAGAAGAAAGAGAAGAAAGTTATGATTGAATAACGCAGGGGAAGCAACCCTTTGATGGGAAGTACTGATTTCAAAAGCGTACGTTGCTTCGACAGAAATGTTGTTTGACTCTGGTTCAGGATTGGAGGTGAAGAAGATGAAGAAAACCATACTTGGCATCCTAGTCGTTATGGCGCTCTGCCTCTTTGTCGGTAAAGGCATGGGAATAGTCTATGCACAATCTACGGAACAGGGAACGGATCAGGAATTGCAAGAGGGGACGGAGTCTGGACAAGGAATGCAGCAGGAAGGAGAGAGTCAATCTGGGCAGAGTGCGGACGAAGGCACTGGTTCAAGCCAGGGTGAATCTACACCATCCCAATAACACGTGACGTCAACACAACGGGCTGTTTCAGTCGTTTAAGAGAACTGTCAAAAAGAACTGACAACCATCTTAAATGTGCTATTATTTAATCAGCAGAAGTCGATGCCTTGGGATGGGTTAAGGCTTAGAATCAAGTTACATGGATTAGCGGCGGGAGTTGGATGTGGTGAGCAAACCTCCAGCAGCGAGGAGGATGGGTATGAAAAGGGCCATTTGTCTTTTACATAGCGTGTTAGTTGTGGTTTTTGCAGCTATTTCGATTGCTTATGCGGAAGTGCCAGTAGTGCCAGTAGTTCATTCTGGCGGCGGTGGTGGTCACTATGGCGGCGGTGGTGGTCACTATGGCGGTGGATACTACGGTGGCAGAGGCGGTTACTACGGTGGCAGAGGCGGTTACTACGGTGGCAGAGGCGGTTACTACGGTGGCAGAGGCGGTTATTATGGTGGCAGAGGCGGTTATTATGGCCGATATGGCTATTATGGTGGCCATCATTATTATGGTTGGAGAGGGGGTGTTTGGATTGGTGGGTGGTGGTATCCTTGGTGGGGTTATCCATACTATTATCCTTACTATCCTTACTACCAGAGCTATCCGTACTATCCAAGCTATCTAGAACCACCGGCCAGTGTTGAACAACAAGCTCCAGAATATGCTCCGCCAGCCCCTAAACGGGAGGAGCATAACTATTGGTATTATTGCCCGGATCCGCAGGGCTACTACCCATATGTGAAACAGTGTCCCAAGGGATGGATGAAGGTTGTTCCTTCACGTCCACAGGACAGTAATGTGGGAGATTGAAAGAGCCACCACCGAAAGTGCCAGTGCTTCTTTCTCTTAGTCCATCTCTTCTTGTAGACTGGACATCCTCAGTCCACTACTTATCCTTCCATTTCAAGGTCAATCAGTTTTTTCGCTATGGGTGGCAAGCCCCAATATTTCTTGCTGATATTATGTTATAAATAATCATGAAGAGATTCACCATGACAGGTATGATTATAGGCTCATTAGTCGGCAGCTACATCCCTTCAATTTGGGGTGATGGCTCTTTTTCCATGTCATCCATACTCTTTGCTGTTATTGGTGGGTTAGTCGGGATTTGGGCTGGTTATAAAATAGGGCAAAATTTTGCTTAGGCGACAAGACAGGCTCCTTCCCTCTAACGGTATTGGAAAAACAGTGATGATTGCCTCAACCAAGAAAATGTCTAGCGCATAACCCAAACCCCAAGGTGTTGCACTTCTTTTTTGTTTGACCTGTCGATACCCGAACCCAACAAACAACACCCGGCAGTCAAAAGCACATTCCCTTTTTCCATCATATCAATCAATGTAACCATCGGCATGGTTACAAAGTCTATCCGTATGGAAAGCCAAGGTATCAAATCCTCAAATTGTGAAAAAGACTTAATAGAAAATTCAACATATTTTCACAGTACAGTATTAATCTTTACGCATTAGCATTATCAGCTTCAAGGGAGGTAATGATGAGTTTGCCATTATTTTTAAGAGGGATATTTCAGAATCTGTTGTGCATCAGAACCAAAAGGCATCAAGACCGTAAGTAGCGGGGAGTCTAACAATGGCGAATATATTGGTTGTAGATGATGAAGATGTAATCAGATACGCATTGTATGAAGTGCTGGAACGTTATGGGCATATTGTTACAGAAGCCTCAGATGGTATGGAAGCTCTCGATGTCATTAATAGAAACCCCCCACCGGACTTGATTCTTATGAATCACCAAATGCCAAGACTCAGTGGTATAGATTGTGCCAGACAACTAAGAACAGTACACCCTTCCCTTAAAATCGTCCTCATGTCTAGTAGTTTCGGTATTGATGACGATGGGTATCTTGCTTCCAATAAGCATTCGTTCACAGACATTCTTCTAAAACCATTCAGACTTAGAGATATGGTCAGCACTGTTGAATATGCTTTAGAGCGTAAGGAGCAGGAAAAGATAACGTTGTTTGAATATAGCAACAGTACAACCACGATTATCCCAAGAATCACACCAAACCTATGGATACATCCATACTTTCCATAGCAGGATGTGTAGTTGGTCACACTTGACCTGACGGACAGTGTACGCTAAACTCCATCAGATAGTTTCTTTAGAAAAGCAACGTTTCTTTCTTAAGTCACCCGGAAGATCTCCATTGATTACCCTGTCCACAACACGGTGGACATCAGCTAGGCATCATTGACCGCTGGGATTCTTTTCATGACATCGGCATGTGCCTTCTGCTTTGAAGCCCTTTATTCTCTCAAGGATCACGGAATGACCTTTGTTTTTCCTGACATCCCGCTCTATGTCAGCTTCTGAATACCCGAAACAATAACAAACCGGCTTGTTCATTCTGGAAACCTATCCTTAATGCCTAATCTGCAATTCATTTTCTGCGCGTCAGACTCGAGCTTAGCTGGCCTCCCTTTCAAGTCGCCAGGAAGGCCGCCTACTTTTCTCCCAAGATCGCAGCCCGATGCTTCTCGAGTAACGGATTACCCTTGTAATATTTTCCACCTTTAAGAACAATACTGCGCGCCTGAGAGATGTCACCCGTTAAATATAGAACCCTGGCGTATCCATCGATTACTTGTGGGTATTCAGAGTCCACTTGGTAAGCCCTTCTAAGATATTGGAGAGCCTCGGTATTGGATCCCTCCTGGATAAGAAAGATCCCATACTCGACCAATGTTGGAAGATCATTCGGGTCTATAGCGAGGGCTTGCCGCCACTGTTCTACTGCTTTTCCACCTTGCCCGCTCGATGCGAAGATAGATGCCAAATTCCTTCTTACAGAAACGAGTCGGGGGTTCAGCACCAAGGCTCTCTGGAACTCATCCACTGCGAGATCCGCCTGATTCATCTTCCAAAGCATGACTGCATAGCTGGCGTGAGCCGCAGCGTCATCTGGGTAAGTCTCTACTGCCCGCCGAATAAAAGACGTGGCCTCGGCATACTCACCTCTAAAATAGTGCAAGCGGAACTTACTCACAAGATATGAGCAAACCTCGTTCCGCAGGTTCCAGTTGAGAGGTGCAATACGAATTGCCTCGTCGTAATAGTGAATTACCTCGTCAGTTGGCAAACCCCGCAGCTGGGCTTCGTATCCCTTGAGAAACGTCCCCTCGGCCTGAAACGCAGCGTCCAAACGATTACCAACTGGACCCCTCTCTTCCGTCCTCACAAAGCGGTTAAAGTCACGTCCGAGCACCGACATCAATAACTCGTGGTTAGCTAACGTTCTCTCGTCAGGAGGCACTGCGTAGTCACGGGGTGAGTAGAATTCATAGTAGGGCGTTGTGAAGGTGTTGATGGGACCTGACGGAATGTAGCGACGCAATGTCTCCTCATTGCCAACAAAGTGGACCAGCACGTCTTCAGCCGTTCTCAATCCGTATTTGCGAATGCCCTGGAAGGCTTCTGGATCAGCCTGTAAAGCTCGGCTCATACTTGCGAGATCAATATCAATGCGCTCATTCGAGCCAATAAGAAAAGTGTTATTCAAAATAAACCGCCCTATGGGCGGGAAGTACCATAGCTGGACATGGGGAAAAGCGGAAAGAAACGTCCTTACAGCCAGAGCGTATTGTGACGGTGGCAGATCGGTGGGTACCCATTGGATAAGAAGTCCCCCTGGGGCGAGCCGCTGCCTCAGAAGCGAATAATAATCCTTTGAGTATGAAAATGAGTTGGATGCGTATTTTCCAGTCGTTTTCTCATCGGCCGATATGATATCGTATTTCGCCGTTGCGGTCTCGAGATAATTAACGACGTCTTCAATGATTATAGCTGCACGAGGATCATTGAGAATATTGAAATTTTCTTTTGAGAAGTACTGTGCCCCGGTGACTACTCCTCGCGCTATCTCTACACCCACGATTTTCCTGAGCGAGGCATGTCTGGCACTTTCACCCATCAGTATGCCCGACCCTATACCGACAGAAAGCTCAGAACCGTATGATTTGAGAAGTAGCTTCGGCAAGTGAGCCAGAACCTGTTGCTTATAATCGGAATCGCCGGTCCCTCCAATGTTGATGCCGTCTACGCTGATCAACTTGTCCCCCGTATCTGCGCTGATCCAAACCTTGGTAGTCACCAGACCACCTTCTTTATAGAAAAGCACCTCATCCCATCGTCTTTGGAACTCTGATGGAAATTGAAAGGAGATGGGCATGTGTATGAGTTCAATAGCGACACCTAGGAATACTGATGTCGTCACCGTCACCGCGGCGAAGACATGCTTCCATCGTGAAAGAAGAAGCAAAATGCCTAGGCTCACGTTTAGTGCAGCCATAAGGAGAATGCCCTTTTGGATCCCGATCAGTGGCATGATGAGAAGCCCCGGTAAAAGCGCCCCAAACACATTGCCCGCCGTGTTTACTGCATAGATTTTCCCGACGGTAGTGCCTGTATTTTGAAGATCGGAAACGAAGATCAGACTCATCAGAGGTAAAGTCGCTCCAATTAAAGTAGCAGGCAATAGCATGACGGACAGTGCAATTACGAATTCCGATACGGCGAGAAGCTCCAAGTTGGCGGAAAAACGCACAATGAACGTTCGGACAACTTCGGACTTCACAAGAAAAAAAAGCAGGGGTAAAGCAACTGCGGAATAAACACCAATGAGGATCTCAATTATGGCGAAGAGCCGCAAGGGGTCCTTAATTATTTCCTGAAGAAACCGGATTCCATAGCCGCCGAGCGCTATACCCAACAGGAATGCCGTGAGCATAAGGCTAAAGGCATACGTAGTGCTCCCGAGCAAGAAGACCAGTGAACGAGTCCAGAAGATTTCATAGGCAAACGACGCCAAGCCTGACAGTGCAAAGGCCGACAGTACAATGCGATGAGTCCGACGCGACAGCGTGCCACTCACATTGAACTCGTTATCAGGGGGATGCGATGAGGATAACGAAGGAATATCGACCGGAATATCTGAGAGGACTGAACGGGTGGATGCAAGCCAAGCTATTATGCCCACAGTTATGTTACACAAAGCAGCCACGTCGATAGCTCCCTGCAAACCGAAATGACCTATGATATAAAAGCCGGCAGCAAGACTCCCGACAACTGCTCCCAAAGTGTTGACTGCGTAAAGAAGTCCAAATTCCTGTCCAACCTGTGATAAACGTTTCACTACGACCCGAGACAGGATTGGCAGTGTGGCTCCCATCAGGACTGTAGGAATGAGGAGAAGGCTAAAGGCGATGACAAAGCGAACAACGGTGAATACCAGAGGATTTTTACCGAAAATCGCATGCACCCATACATAGGCCGGAGTTATTCTGACTAAAACGAGTGACACGATGAAAGCCGTTATGCTGATTCCTATCTCATAGAAAGCATAAATTCGCAGGGGGTTGCGGCTTCGGTCGGCATATTTCCTGAGTGCGTAACTGCCTAAAGCAAGACCCCACATGAAAGCCGCGAGAACGGTCCCGACAGCGAGGGTACTTCTTCCAAAGATCAGCATCATCATTCGGGACCAAATGACTTCATAGATCAGGCCGCAGGCTCCTGACGCAAAAAATAGGACAAAAACAATCCAACTCATATTGCTAAGTTAGTATTATATCGCTTTCATCAGACGCATTGTCAATTTTAAGGCTAGTGCCATGCCCTATTGGCGACCTTCTAACCGACTGTTTTCGAAAATTTATTTTCAGACTGGCGTAGAAGATGGGCTTTGGGACGAAGTTCTCACCAGAGCTTATACAAAAGGCTGTAGCCCGCCGTGGTTGCCTTCGCATCAGACAAGTGAGTGCGTTACTCATTGGTCCATTGAGCGATTAAGGAGGTAGAATGCCATCTTCACAATCACCCCTATTGATGATACAATCAACCCAGAGATTGCAATCCCGGAAAGGCCAAAACTTTCTCAACGGGGAACAGAAAGTGAGGACTTATTTTGTGCTTCAGGCGTCGATGACAAAGGGAACGGTTTGTATAAGAAACTTGCGAGCTAATCAGACCAGAGCAGGAGGAATGCAGATGAAGATGACGAGACTCGCCATCATGCTGTTGGTTCTTGCATCGTTTGCACTCACTGTGCCCATAGCGTGGGCAGGGCCCGCCCCGGCTAAGGGTGAGAAACAGGCGCAACCGGCGAAGGGCGATTTCCTCGCCGACATGCACAAGGGAAAGGGCATTGAGTGTTCTGCCTGCCATGGCGACAAAATATCCGTCGATGACAATGAAACGGTCGTGAACAAGAAATGCACAGAATGCCACGGTTCCCAGATGGCCCTTATGCAGAAATCAGTTGGAGAGGATCAGCTCCCTGAGGGTAAGGAAGGGGAAGGAATGGATCCCCACAAGTCACATCTGGGGAAAATCAATTGTACCGCCTGTCACCACGGGCATACGGCTTCGTGGACCTATTGCCTAGGTTGCCATAATTTCGACCTCAAGATCCCCTTCGGCGCAGTGGCAGCGGAGTTGCCGGCAATCGAACTGCCCAGGGTGGAAAAGGTCCCAAAGGGGATCAGGGTCGACAAGGCCGACGTCGTGATTATTGGGTCGGGCGCCACCGGTCTCACGGCGGCAATCACCGCCCATGACAAGGGAACGAAGGTCATCGTCCTGGAAAAGATGCCGATCACCGGCGGCAACAGCCAGCTCGCCGCAGGTGGGATGAATGCCTGCGAGACGAAGTTTCAGAAGGAGAAGGGCATCAAGGATACCTGCCGGCTCATGTATGACGACACCATGAAGGGGGGGAAGAATCTGAATGACCCCGAGCTCGTGAAGATCCTCGCGGACAAATCCGCTTCCTCTGTTGACTGGCTCACTTCGCTTGGAGCCGATCTGAGCGATGTGGGAAGAATGGGTGGAGCCAGTGTAAGCAGGACCCACCGCCCTAGTGGTGGGGCCGCAGTCGGAGCACACATTATAAAGGTGCTCATGAAAAATGCCGGGGACCGTAACATTGACGTCAGAGTAAACAGCAGGGTGGTAAGGATCCTTGAAGACAGCAAGGGCCGCACCAATGGAGTACTGGTCGAAGGGAAGCACAGCAAACTCTACAAGATTTCCGCTAAAGCGGTCATCATCGCGGCGGGAGGATTTTCGGCGAATCCCGAGAGGGTCGCTTACTACCAGCCGACGTACAAGGGCATGACGAGCTCCAATCAACCGGGCGCTACCGGTGATGGCGAGGACCTTGGCGCAGGCGCGGGAGGATACCTCATCGACATGAAGGAGATACAGATACATCCGACGGTTGCCGCGGGCAGCCGCATTCTGATAACCGAGGCTGTGAGGGGAAACGGCGCTGTCCTCGTAAACCATGAGGGGAAACGGTTTGTGAATGAGATTACCACTCGCGACGCCGCCTCAGCCGCCATCCTTGCCCAGACAGGCAAATCTGCGTATATGATATTTGATGAGGGGATACGCAAGAGCCTCAAACAAATTGACGGCTATTTTCACTTGAAGCTGGTCGCTGAGGGCGATACCCTTAAAGACCTCGCCGCCAAGATAGGCGTCCCTGCCGACGCCCTTGAGGCGACCGTAGAGGCCTATAACAAGGCATATGAAGAGAAGAACGATGCGGAATTCAAGCGGCCTGACATGCCGCGGCCGATCAGGACGCCGCAATATTACGCGATCGAGATTAGGCCCGGTGTGCACTACACTATGGGCGGATTGAAGATCAACACCGACTCTCAGGTGATGGCGAAGGACGGCAAGCCTATCTTGGGTCTCTTCGCGGCCGGCGAAGGGACAGGAGGCGTCCACGGAGCAAACCGGCTTGGCGGCAATTCCATATCACAGACGATCACCTTCGGAAGGATAGCAGGGGAGAACGCTGCGAAGCTGGCGAAAACAGGGCCTACAAGGACCCTGAAGAAGGAGCCGAAGTCGTAATTTGCGGCGGGAGGGGGAACTCCTCCCGCTTAAGACCCTTATAAATTGCTTGCCAAGTATCCGGTTCTGTTTTTTGCTTTTGCGCTGCTTGAGGACAGGCATGGGTAAGGAGGAGCGCAAGTTCAGCCCTGCTCTGGTTGCCGGGATTCTAGATGGGCGGCCTCTCTCGTGAGGAGAGAATGCTATACAATACCGCTATGCGGCGGTTTCTTTCTTTTGTTCCACCTTGTCCTTTGAAGCGATCTCCTGCTTCATCTCCATTGTCGCGGGAGATGTTAGTTCTTTGGGTGTTTCCTTTGGCTCAGGGGCAGCATCAATATCCTTGCTGCCTTCTGACATTGCCTTCTTGAATTCCCTGATGCTCTTGCCAAGCCCCGCCCCAAGCTCGGGCAGTCTTCCTGGACCAAAGACTATCAGGGCTATCACAAGGATAATGATCAGATGCATCGGCTGAAAAAGTCCTTCAAACATATTGACCTCCTTTCATATACATTATAGGCGAACGCTTTGAACTTTACCAGTCACCCCTGCTCTCAGACTGTTTCAAGTACTCAGGGCGCCGGGCGTCTCCATCCATACGGCTCTTCCGGGTTGCTCACGTTACCTCGTTCTACCAACTCACGGCTCTGCTCTTTCATGTGCGGTGTCTTTTTCTATAAATCGCATGCAGAGAAAGCATAAAAAAGCAGCAATGAGGATGGCAACGGGAGTCACGAGAAGGGCCTTTCTCAATCCCCAAAGATCAGAGAGCCATCCCAGGATAGTCGGCGAAACGGCGTCGCCTAATGCATGAATCACAAAGATGTTGGCGGCAAAGGCCATGGCACGTACGGTCGGTTTCGTTATCGCCACTATGACGGTGTTCAGCGGTCCCGTATTAAGAAAAAGAAAGAACTCTGCAAAGAATATTGCGGTCATGCAGCCGGAAAAGGAAGACGTGTTAATGGCATGAACCGTGATGGGCGTACCGATAAGAAAGCCCCAACCCGAAACCGTTAGATAACCCTTCCTGCTCTTCTTCTGCAGTCGGTCCCCGAGCCATCCGCCAGCAAGCGTACCGCTGATCCCAGCCAAAACGGTAACGCCGCCAAAGAGGGCGTTCGCCCTGGCGAGATCGAGGTTATGAATTCTGTAGAGAAATGTCGGAACCCATTGTGCCAGCCCTCCCAGGGCAAAAGTCATGGCAGCCATGGCCATGGTGTTCGTAAGGAAGGACCGGCTGAGAAGCGGGGCATAGCCTTTCCAGGACTGTGAGAAATAGTTCACTTTCGAGCCCGCATCGCACATTCGACGGGGCTCGCGGAGAACGTTAAGAGGAGCGACGAGAAGCAGCCCGGGAATGCCGACGGCGAGGAAGGCAGCGTGCCAACCCATGGTCCTGCCTATGACTCCTCCGAGAAGATAGCCGATGGCGCTGCCGACAGGAATCGCCAGGTAAAGATAAGAGAGAACCCTTCCATGCCGCTCTTTCGGGAAATAATCGGCAAGAAGTCCGGGCGCCACGGTACCGAAACTGGCCTCACCGAAACCGACCACGGTCCTTGCAGTAACGAGCGCCCCATAACCTGTGGCAAAGCCGGCACCTGCAGTGGCCAAACTCCAGACAGCCAACCCATAAGATGCGAGTCTCACACGGCTCATGCGGTCTCCCATCCACCCTAACAAGGGAGCTGACACCATGTAGCAGATCATAAAGGCGCTGCCGAGGAAGCCGAGCTTGGCGTCTGAAATATGCAAGTCGTCCTTGATGAGCGGAAAGATGGCGTAGATCACCTGTCGGTCGATGTAATTCAGAAGATTGACACCGAGGAGAAGGGCCAGGACATAACGGCCGTATGATACCGATATTGATTTCTCACTCATACATTCTCATACATTTTTCAGGATCGTCTTCGAATAATCGAGTTTGACAAGTTCCTCTGCGCTCACTTCAACTCCTTCAGGATTCTTCCGAGTTCCTCAAGAGCCTTTCCTGCTTCTTCGTACTTCCCTTTGCCCATAAGGTTTCTGTAGTTCTCGAAGGCCCGTGCCGCCGCGGCAACAAGATCCTTTCTTTCCGCTTTCTTCTCCCCTTCTGCTCCTGCAGGCTTTGCGATCCTCTCGGCCGCCCTTCCCGGGATCATAGGGAAGAATCTCGACAAGGCCTCTTCAAAGGACGCGCCGTAAGAGAGCTGATCGCCAAAAACCACCACGACTCTTCTCAACTCGGGCATTTTCCCCACTGCTGCCTGGATATAGATGGGCTGTATGTACATGAGGCGGTAGCCGGAAAGCGGCACAGCGAGGAGATTTCCAAATCTCACCTGGCTTCCCTGCTGGTTCCAGAGCGTGAGATCCTTGCTTATCGTCTCGTCCTGATTAATGCGGATGCCGATCTGGAGCGGACCATAGACCTGACGGTCCTTCGGAAATTTGAAGAGCATCAGTTTCCCGTATGAATCGCCATCGCACCTCGCCATGATCATGGACACCATGTTGTTTCTCGGACTGCTCTTATCAGTGCTGAAAGGGGAGAATGGGAGGGTGAGAACAAACTCCTCCCTCTCCGAGTCGGGAAGCTTCGAGATCAGGTAATAGGGCAGGATCGGCTGCGCTTCCTCTTGCCGTACGGCGACACGGGATACTTCCCACGCATCCTCGCGGTTATAGAATACGCCGGGATCTGCCATGTGATAGATCGCATAGATGTGGCTCTGGACGGTGAGAAGGTCCTCGGGGTATCTCACGTGGACCTTCAGGGATTGTGGCATCGCATCGAAGGGTTTAAAGAGGGCTGGAAATACGTTTGCATATGCCCTGATGATGGGATCGGTCTTATCGGCGATATAGAAGTCAACCGAGCCTTCATAGGCGTCGACCACAACCTTGACGCTGTTTCGTATGTAATTTGCCTTCCCCATGGTCGGCTGTGAATAGGGATAGGTCGCTGCGGTTGTATAAGCATCCCAGATGAAATAGATCTTTCCGTCTGCTATCACATGGTACATGTCGTTATCGAAGGTGAGAAAAGGTGCGATCGTACGCACTCTGTGATTGATGTCCCGAATGAAGAGGATGCGGCTTTCGGGAGTGAGCTCCTGGGTAGTGAAGAGCCTCAGCCCGTCAAAGCGGATAGCGATGACGAGTTTCTTCAGGAAGCTGTCGATCTTCACGCCTGCCTTGCCCGAGTAGGTATTCTGCGCGTTGGTGTCACCCTTTGGATAATCAAACTCCTTCAACTTGGTGTTGACGTAGACGTGGTTGAACGTCTCTTCGCCGAAATAGATGCGCGGCTGGTCTATCCTGAGCTCGGGATAGGACGCAACGGGCGGGATGTCTTTTATGTAGTATTCGGGCAACCCTTCATGGGTGAACTTGTTTACCGGAGCTGCAACATCTCCGTAGCCATGGGTGTAGATCATCGTCTCGTTCTGAAATGTCCTTGACTGGGCGGCGAGGCGACCGATGTTCAGCTCCCGCAAAGAGAGCATGAGCTGCGTGAGCTTCCCGTTGAGCATGTACCGGTCGACATCGACATCGGGGAAATTGTAGTAGAGGCGTATGAACTGCGTCTGGTCGTTTACCGCTTTGAGGATGTCCGGTGCCCAGAGACGTATGCCGTTGATGATCGTCAGGTCGCTTTGAGTAAGATCTCCGCTGGGCGAGGGGTTGACGGGAAACTCTATCTCAGCGACATTCGTCAGTCCATAGGCTTCTTTTGTGAACTTTATGTTCCGCTCCAGATAGGGACTTTCGAGGGGGAGTTCGTTCGGCGCTACCCTGAAGTGCTGGACTATTTGGGGGATTGTCTGAAGCCCGACGATCCATATGCCGCCAAGGATGGC contains the following coding sequences:
- a CDS encoding UXX-star (seleno)protein family 1; this encodes MANIIIYGKAGUPYTDKARRDFGTAQYFDVKQDHKKLEEMLNYSKGVRNVPVIVEGERVTIGYGGH
- a CDS encoding Hsp20/alpha crystallin family protein, producing MAKKAKKELVKVAPTKTLSPFKEMETKFHEMEKRFEDFFRKPFSFLPSWMPMMKMPGIEEFAPSIDILTEGDNVVVKAELPGMKKEDIDVALTEDTVTISGEKKKEEKVEKKDYHSIERSYGSFKRSFSLPSEVQTDKASAKFKDGVLEIRIPKTEEAKKKEKKVMIE
- a CDS encoding response regulator, yielding MANILVVDDEDVIRYALYEVLERYGHIVTEASDGMEALDVINRNPPPDLILMNHQMPRLSGIDCARQLRTVHPSLKIVLMSSSFGIDDDGYLASNKHSFTDILLKPFRLRDMVSTVEYALERKEQEKITLFEYSNSTTTIIPRITPNLWIHPYFP
- a CDS encoding fused MFS/spermidine synthase, which translates into the protein MSWIVFVLFFASGACGLIYEVIWSRMMMLIFGRSTLAVGTVLAAFMWGLALGSYALRKYADRSRNPLRIYAFYEIGISITAFIVSLVLVRITPAYVWVHAIFGKNPLVFTVVRFVIAFSLLLIPTVLMGATLPILSRVVVKRLSQVGQEFGLLYAVNTLGAVVGSLAAGFYIIGHFGLQGAIDVAALCNITVGIIAWLASTRSVLSDIPVDIPSLSSSHPPDNEFNVSGTLSRRTHRIVLSAFALSGLASFAYEIFWTRSLVFLLGSTTYAFSLMLTAFLLGIALGGYGIRFLQEIIKDPLRLFAIIEILIGVYSAVALPLLFFLVKSEVVRTFIVRFSANLELLAVSEFVIALSVMLLPATLIGATLPLMSLIFVSDLQNTGTTVGKIYAVNTAGNVFGALLPGLLIMPLIGIQKGILLMAALNVSLGILLLLSRWKHVFAAVTVTTSVFLGVAIELIHMPISFQFPSEFQRRWDEVLFYKEGGLVTTKVWISADTGDKLISVDGINIGGTGDSDYKQQVLAHLPKLLLKSYGSELSVGIGSGILMGESARHASLRKIVGVEIARGVVTGAQYFSKENFNILNDPRAAIIIEDVVNYLETATAKYDIISADEKTTGKYASNSFSYSKDYYSLLRQRLAPGGLLIQWVPTDLPPSQYALAVRTFLSAFPHVQLWYFPPIGRFILNNTFLIGSNERIDIDLASMSRALQADPEAFQGIRKYGLRTAEDVLVHFVGNEETLRRYIPSGPINTFTTPYYEFYSPRDYAVPPDERTLANHELLMSVLGRDFNRFVRTEERGPVGNRLDAAFQAEGTFLKGYEAQLRGLPTDEVIHYYDEAIRIAPLNWNLRNEVCSYLVSKFRLHYFRGEYAEATSFIRRAVETYPDDAAAHASYAVMLWKMNQADLAVDEFQRALVLNPRLVSVRRNLASIFASSGQGGKAVEQWRQALAIDPNDLPTLVEYGIFLIQEGSNTEALQYLRRAYQVDSEYPQVIDGYARVLYLTGDISQARSIVLKGGKYYKGNPLLEKHRAAILGEK
- a CDS encoding flavocytochrome c codes for the protein MKMTRLAIMLLVLASFALTVPIAWAGPAPAKGEKQAQPAKGDFLADMHKGKGIECSACHGDKISVDDNETVVNKKCTECHGSQMALMQKSVGEDQLPEGKEGEGMDPHKSHLGKINCTACHHGHTASWTYCLGCHNFDLKIPFGAVAAELPAIELPRVEKVPKGIRVDKADVVIIGSGATGLTAAITAHDKGTKVIVLEKMPITGGNSQLAAGGMNACETKFQKEKGIKDTCRLMYDDTMKGGKNLNDPELVKILADKSASSVDWLTSLGADLSDVGRMGGASVSRTHRPSGGAAVGAHIIKVLMKNAGDRNIDVRVNSRVVRILEDSKGRTNGVLVEGKHSKLYKISAKAVIIAAGGFSANPERVAYYQPTYKGMTSSNQPGATGDGEDLGAGAGGYLIDMKEIQIHPTVAAGSRILITEAVRGNGAVLVNHEGKRFVNEITTRDAASAAILAQTGKSAYMIFDEGIRKSLKQIDGYFHLKLVAEGDTLKDLAAKIGVPADALEATVEAYNKAYEEKNDAEFKRPDMPRPIRTPQYYAIEIRPGVHYTMGGLKINTDSQVMAKDGKPILGLFAAGEGTGGVHGANRLGGNSISQTITFGRIAGENAAKLAKTGPTRTLKKEPKS